One window of Theropithecus gelada isolate Dixy chromosome 4, Tgel_1.0, whole genome shotgun sequence genomic DNA carries:
- the TMEM14C gene encoding transmembrane protein 14C, protein MPDTGSVVPLHWFGFGYAALVASGGIIGYVKAGSVPSLAAGLLFGSLAGLGAYQLSQDPRNVWVFLATSGTLAGIMGMRFYNSGKFMPAGLIAGASLLMAAKVGFSMFNRPH, encoded by the exons ATGCCGGACACCGGCTCAGT AGTGCCTTTGCATTGGTTTGGCTTTGGCTACGCAGCACTGGTTGCTTCTGGTGGGATTATTGGCTATGTAAAAGCAG GCAGCGTGCCGTCCCTGGCTGCGGGGCTGCTCTTCGGCAGCCTAGCCGGCTTGGGTGCTTACCAGCTGTCTCAGGATCCAAGGAACGTTTGGGTTTTCCTAG CTACATCTGGTACCTTGGCTGGCATTATGGGAATGAGATTCTACAACTCTGGAAAATTCATGCCTGCAGGTTTAATTGCAGGTGCCAG TTTGCTGATGGCCGCCAAAGTTGGATTTAGTATGTTCAACAGACCCCATTAG